TTCTAAACTCTAATTTTATTCTTGACTATATTTTATTTAAAAATTTATTTATATCAACAAAGGTTTTAATATGCTAGATAAACAGGCAAATTTTTATTATAAACAAATTTTAGCAAAATGTGAAAATTCTTATTTTGCAGAGGATTTAAACCGTGTTATTATAGGGATTGATTGTGAATTTCTTGACAGCAATAACTTAACTTTTAGTGATTTTAAGGCTAGATTTTATGAATGCGCTTCAAAGGATCAGCTTTGCGATTATGCCGGATTGTTTGGGATTTTTAGCGCAAATTTCATTACACTTTTTGAAGAATTACAGCAAAGCGAAAATAAAAATTACGATTTTCCTTTGTTTTTATTTGCCAATGCCAAAGCTTACTTAGTGTATGAAAAAAATAGCAAAATGTTCTTTCAATTTGGCGAGAAAAAATATTTCGATTTTTTACAAAATGATTTTAAATGTCAAACCCAAAAGGAAAAAACACAGTTTAAAATTTTAAATTCTTTAAAGGAAGAAGAAAAAAGCTTTATTTCTATGGTTGAAAAAGCAAAAAACTATCTTTTGAGTGGAGATATTTTCCAAGTTGTTTTAAGCAAGCAACTTTGTATTGAGCATAATATCAAGCCATTTGACTTTTACGAAACTCTAAGCGAACTAAATCCTAGTGCTTATATGTTTTATTTTCCTACTAAATACGGCGTAGTTTTGGGTTCTTCACCTGAATTTTTACTCAAAATTAAAAATAAAGAAATTTTTCTAGCACCCATTGCAGGAACTAGAAATTTAGACAAAAATAGCGATATTGCTGCACTAGAAAAAGATCTTTTAAGTGATGAAAAAGAACTAAGCGAGCACAAAATGCTTGTAGATTTAGCCAGAAATGATGCATCAAAATTTGGCTATAAAACCAAAGTTGAGAAGCTTTTTAGTATACTAAAAAACGACTTTTTAATGCATATTGTTAGCGAAGTTTATAGCACAATGAAAGAAGGCACAAGTCTTTTTGATGTTATAGGAGCTACTTTTCCTGCAGGAACCTTAAGTGGCGCACCAAAAATCAGAGCCTTGCAAATCATAGCAGAACTTGAAAATTTAGACCGTGGGGTTTATGGAGGAGCCGTAGGGTTTTTAAATTTTAACGAAGATGTGGTTTTAGCTATCATTATAAGATCTGCGTTTTTTAAAGACGATAAAGCTTATATAGCAAGCGGTGCTGGTATAGTTTTAGACAGTGATTCAAAAAAAGAATATGCCGAAATTTGCGCCAAAAGAAAAGCTTTACTCGTTGCTTTTGAAAAAATTACAAAGGATTTTCAATGATACTTTTAATTGATAATTATGATTCTTTCGTTTTTAACATAAAAAATATGCTAGAAGTCCTAAGCAAAGATGA
This genomic interval from Campylobacter sp. CCS1377 contains the following:
- a CDS encoding anthranilate synthase component I family protein translates to MLDKQANFYYKQILAKCENSYFAEDLNRVIIGIDCEFLDSNNLTFSDFKARFYECASKDQLCDYAGLFGIFSANFITLFEELQQSENKNYDFPLFLFANAKAYLVYEKNSKMFFQFGEKKYFDFLQNDFKCQTQKEKTQFKILNSLKEEEKSFISMVEKAKNYLLSGDIFQVVLSKQLCIEHNIKPFDFYETLSELNPSAYMFYFPTKYGVVLGSSPEFLLKIKNKEIFLAPIAGTRNLDKNSDIAALEKDLLSDEKELSEHKMLVDLARNDASKFGYKTKVEKLFSILKNDFLMHIVSEVYSTMKEGTSLFDVIGATFPAGTLSGAPKIRALQIIAELENLDRGVYGGAVGFLNFNEDVVLAIIIRSAFFKDDKAYIASGAGIVLDSDSKKEYAEICAKRKALLVAFEKITKDFQ